One genomic segment of Erysipelotrichaceae bacterium 66202529 includes these proteins:
- a CDS encoding peptidoglycan DD-metalloendopeptidase family protein, whose amino-acid sequence MKKEQTSVKNGIQNILFPVEHLNISQGNNGSYSHQGINALDLAGYQGGCSPVYAPFDAVCIGIDEPNLGNAVFWQSQKKVRFADGTLDYATIMLMHDNDLTGIYIGAKFSQGTQIGNAGTAGRATGNHTHFEIAKGKFTHKYDQNGSTGVYHLPNSISADKCCFIDGTDVIDGKGMKWKRCD is encoded by the coding sequence ATGAAAAAAGAACAAACAAGCGTAAAGAACGGTATACAGAACATTTTATTCCCTGTTGAGCACTTGAATATCTCACAAGGGAACAACGGAAGCTATTCACACCAAGGTATCAATGCGTTGGATTTGGCAGGTTATCAAGGCGGCTGCAGTCCGGTGTATGCACCGTTTGATGCTGTCTGTATAGGTATTGATGAACCGAATTTAGGAAATGCAGTCTTCTGGCAATCACAAAAAAAGGTACGTTTTGCGGATGGAACATTAGACTATGCAACGATTATGCTTATGCATGACAATGATTTAACTGGTATTTATATCGGTGCAAAATTTTCGCAGGGAACACAAATTGGTAATGCCGGAACAGCAGGAAGAGCAACAGGGAACCACACACATTTTGAGATTGCAAAAGGTAAATTTACACATAAATATGATCAAAATGGCAGTACCGGTGTGTATCATTTACCGAACTCAATCAGTGCTGACAAATGCTGTTTTATAGATGGGACGGATGTTATAGATGGAAAGGGAATGAAATGGAAACGTTGTGATTAA
- a CDS encoding peptidoglycan DD-metalloendopeptidase family protein produces MKKGQKSVKEGIQNVLLPVEHLNISQGNNGSYSHQGVNALDLAGYQGGCSPVYAPFDVICVGVDGPALGNAVFWQSQKKVRFADGTLDYATIMIIHDNDLSGIFIGAKYSQGTQIGNAGTAGQATGNHTHFEIAKGKFSHKYDQNNSTGVYHLPNSISADKCCFIDGTDILDGNGMKWKRVS; encoded by the coding sequence ATGAAAAAAGGACAGAAAAGTGTGAAGGAGGGTATACAGAATGTTTTACTCCCTGTTGAGCACTTGAACATCTCCCAAGGGAATAACGGAAGCTATTCCCATCAAGGGGTTAATGCGTTGGATTTGGCAGGTTATCAAGGCGGCTGCAGTCCGGTGTATGCTCCATTTGATGTAATTTGTGTAGGCGTTGATGGACCGGCTCTAGGAAATGCAGTCTTCTGGCAATCACAAAAAAAGGTTCGTTTTGCGGATGGAACATTAGACTATGCTACGATCATGATTATTCATGATAATGATTTGAGCGGTATTTTTATCGGCGCAAAGTATTCGCAGGGAACACAAATCGGCAATGCAGGAACGGCAGGACAGGCAACAGGGAACCACACACATTTTGAGATTGCAAAGGGTAAATTCTCACATAAATATGATCAAAATAACAGTACCGGTGTGTATCATTTGCCGAACTCAATCAGCGCTGATAAATGCTGCTTTATAGACGGAACGGATATTTTAGACGGAAATGGTATGAAATGGAAGCGTGTTAGCTAA